One window from the genome of Danaus plexippus chromosome 3 unlocalized genomic scaffold, MEX_DaPlex mxdp_30, whole genome shotgun sequence encodes:
- the LOC116765936 gene encoding peptidyl-prolyl cis-trans isomerase-like 3, translating into MSVTLHTDIGDIKIELFCEQCPKACENFLALCASDYYNGCLFHRNIKGFIVQTGDPTGTGKGGTSIWGKKFDDEFKEELKHNARGMVSMANNGPNTNGSQFFFTYSEQPHLDLKYTLFGRVIDGFEALDDLEKMPVNPKTFKPLSEARITSITIHANPLAG; encoded by the exons ATGTCTGTAACTTTACACACAGATATTGGAGACATAAAGATTGAGCTATTTTGTGAACAATGTCCTAAAGCATGTGAAAACTTCTTGGCTTTATGTGCTAGTGATTACTACAACGGGTGTCTTTTTCACAGAAATATTAAG gGTTTTATAGTACAAACTGGAGATCCTACAGGAACTGGTAAAGGAGGTACATCAATTTGGGGCAAAAAGTTTGATGATGAATTCAAAGAGGAGTTAAAG CACAATGCAAGAGGAATGGTTAGTATGGCTAATAATGGGCCAAACACAAATGGAAGTCAATTTTTCTTCACATATAGTGAGCAACCCCATCTTGAtcttaaatatacattgttCGGAAG AGTCATTGATGGTTTCGAAGCATTGGatgatttagaaaaaatgCCAGTTAACCCAAAGACATTTAAACCATTATCCGAGGCAAGGATAACATCAATTACAATACATGCAAACCCCTTGGCCGGttag
- the LOC116767828 gene encoding zinc finger protein 383-like translates to MDDSFIMANFHELCRLCLRKSEFTISIFGAVPDNEENISLTSKIAECLELQMDPNDGLPTRICYKCLFKVNKCSKFRLQCIQSEARLRQITNRVNELDNSNSSELSNYNFNNTPETLKPKAEDYIVEDSVVMVVDPSLDYDSSEESEYIDQTETETCERDNTPDGETASESFYKNVFMCQYCDQAFVSQEKCKEHEQSFHDPNLPYKCVECSLVFSERSQFVAHTRQVHGNDKPYHCPECDKCFGRRSDLRKHSIVHTGIRPFQCHYCLKSFSRNTNLSKHLRIHAGHKPHVCPLCPRSFVAKGDLQRHVLVHSGVKPYACRKCPLTFGRRDKLIKHEVRHGPVSPENKEYENDDAHDMVVNVNPFSNLMTSPPQHNIENTNEYDLPRVPDHIAGDNTFLNQIQKNPSTSSKPQTNSPPKPKMASPNKNKPKNIKCHQCPKRFSSLDAYKTHVSIAHIGSRIFQCKICFKKFPRKREFDRHVASHSGMKPFSCSQCDKKFTRKDKLNKHEQTHECLVVNMPCIECGATFEKKPDLVAHIKSHFPENYDNKILNTEIKKENVPDFPLDNFYDLET, encoded by the exons ATGGATGATTCATTTATCATGGCTAATTTTCATGAGTTATGTCGCCTCTGTTTACGCAAAAGTGAATTCACAATATCAATTTTTGGAGCTGTTCCTGAcaatgaagaaaatatatctctAACCTCGAAAATTGCTGAATGTCTCGAGCTGCAG ATGGATCCCAATGATGGTCTCCCTACTAGGATCTGCTACAAATGCTTGTTTAAGGTTAATAAATGCTCCAAATTTAGATTACAGTGTATTCAGAGTGAGGCCAGATTAAGACAAATAACGAATCGTGTGAATGAGTTAGATAATTCAAACTCATCagaattaagtaattataattttaacaatacccCAGAAACATTAAAACCAAAGGCTGAAGATTATATTGTTGAAGATAGTGTCGTGATGGTAGTAGACCCTAGCTTAGACTATGATTCTTCAGAAGAATCTGAGTATATAGATCAGACAGAAACGGAGACTTGTGAAAGAGATAACACACCTGACGGAGAAACAGCTTCGGaatccttttataaaaatgtatttatgtgtCAATATTGTGATCAAGCATTTGTGTCTCAAGAAAAGTGCAAAGAACACGAGCAAAGTTTCCATGACCCAAATCTTCCTTATAAATGTGTGGAGTGCAGTCTAGTATTTTCGGAACGCAGTCAATTTGTTGCACACACTAGGCAAGTCCATGGTAATGATAAACCCTATCATTGCCCGGAATGTGACAAATGTTTTGGTAGACGCTCTGATTTAAGGAAACATTCTATAGTTCATACTGGTATAAGACCTTTTCAATGCCATTATTGTCTTAAGAGCTTCTCGAGGAATACAAACTTAAGTAAACATTTAAGAATACATGCAGGACATAAGCCTCATGTATGTCCTTTATGTCCACGAAGCTTTGTAGCAAAAGGTGATTTACAGAGACATGTACTAGTTCACTCGGGTGTTAAACCTTATGCATGTAGGAAGTGTCCACTCACATTTGGACGAAGAGATAAGCTGATAAAGCATGAAGTCCGTCATGGACCTGTAAGTccagaaaataaagaatatgaaaATGATGATGCTCATGACATGGTTGTTAATGTAAACccttttagtaatttaatgacatcCCCACCTCAGCACAATATTGAAAACACGAATGAATATGATTTGCCAAGGGTTCCCGACCATATTGCTGGtgataatacttttttaaatcaaattcaaaAGAATCCATCCACTTCTAGCAAACCTCAAACAAATTCACCACCTAAACCGAAAATGGCAtcaccaaataaaaataaacctaagaatataaaatgtcatcAGTGTCCAAAGAGGTTCTCCTCGTTAGATGCATACAAAACTCATGTGTCCATAGCACATATTGGATCTAGGATATTTCAGTGTAAGATATGCTTCAAAAAATTCCCTAGAAAAAGAGAATTTGATCGCCATGTAGCTTCTCATTCTGGTATGAAACCATTTAGTTGCAGTCAATGTGATAAAAAGTTTACGAGGAAAGATAAACTTAACAAGCATGAACAAACTCATGAATGTCTGGTTGTGAATATGCCTTGCATAGAATGTGGAGCAACATTTGAGAAAAAACCTGACCTAGTTGCACACATTAAGTCCCACTTTCCAGAAAATTATGATAACAAAATCCTTAATACTGAAATTAAGAAGGAAAATGTACCCGACTTCCCTTTGGACAATTTTTATGACTTGGAAACCTGA
- the LOC116771916 gene encoding mucin-2-like yields MVVLKILFLFLPLLLVNAQGGGRFSFPSRFDFRRPIVRPWARPSVSAAPDTPKPTERSSPTEKSITTEKPLEPIPTTKAVSSTISPIVIPKTVRPSLTRMPPRGRFGPQPVFGPKPGSVVTNSPIDTSTGALEIVTPMKIFPEYYPVLSTTESNILSTRSPFVPNRITSNSHQNFDPRSQNSLFMSHNANEDDKTAEYQTEKAYSVVSKTTSELPLSTQQPLKAMENSVNNNPNVLSPLIATVSETEKIATTSKPSLLEETTKYEHPSSLNPDWYTKSYVSKPTTTVPSTPKIIIVPAITVTSNAPLDEEHNNEFSNFNIRDRVPPYTSHALNVRIPENRRDFPTSSKFPSKEIIITAATSEKPPSTTDIKEYQGKEPSTNEPLIKVEESPFKIVSTTEGSPAKTNVYKLSTNGINSYKDNYYEQTTFVPKIISTSTKEPKEYAIPISTSGPLIGVQKMDDDRGFTPKNPEKWVMENYDKTKTPADSYKSDTPIYPIYSNNNEANYDELQRSITNAPTIINNPTTIPKKYTIPTTSKPWIIDDNKKYVLTTETPIEYTNNSTQSYNRAWYHKTGTPPTEPPKATIIQLSNNNRYSKTTTAPKPSVRYTTPQPRNSYVEKVYDIGNFKCKDDGFYAITNQCDDFIECKSGVPIQNSCPDGLHFNPAAKHSEFPCSYPSEVKCENQAASHKAQPTSECPRRYGYFSLPSGGCDKYIMCQEGLATVMSCPPGLAFNIGTSSCDWPSNVPDCVPDVFEGFICPAPELDEDSNPVRSIYKYRYKKSCKKYIACQKGHPRLLSCDYGLSFDENNESCVDESRILDCTY; encoded by the exons ATGgttgtgttaaaaattttatttttgttcctgCCTCTACTGCTCG taaATGCTCAGGGCGGTGGAAGATTTAGTTTTCCCAGTCGATTTGATTTTCGAAGGCCCATAGTAAGACCATGGGCGAGACCTAGTGTATCTGCTGCACCAGATACTCCAAAGCCCACAGAAAGAAGTTCACCTACTGAAAAGAGTATAACCACTGAAAAACCTTTAGAACCTATTCCAACAACGAAAGCTGTTTCAAGTACAATTTCTCCAATTGTCATACCCAAAACTGTTAGGCCATCCTTGACAAGAATGCCACCACGTGGACGTTTTGGGCCACAGCCTGTATTTGGGCCCAAACCTGGCTCTGTAGTGACGAATTCTCCAATCGATACATCGACAGGGGCCTTGGAAATAGTTACCCCGATGAAAATTTTTCCAGAATATTATCCAGTCCTATCAACAACGGAATCGAATATACTATCAACGAGATCACCGTTTGTTCCTAATCGTATAACAAGTAACAGTCACCAAAATTTTGATCCCAGATCTCAAAATTCTCTATTCATGTCTCATAATGCAAACGAAGATGATAAAACTGCTGAATATCAAACCGAAAAAGCATACAGTGTAGTCTCGAAAACAACATCAGAATTACCCTTATCTACTCAACAACCTTTAAAGGCCATGGAAAATTCTGTAAATAATAACCCAAATGTTTTGTCACCCTTAATAGCAACAGTATCCGAGACGGAAAAAATAGCTACAACTTCAAAACCATCATTACTAGAAGAAACTACAAAATATGAACACCCTTCAAGTTTAAATCCAGACTGGTATACTAAATCCTACGTATCTAAACCTACAACAACAGTTCCATCGACtcccaaaataattattgtaccaGCAATTACAGTAACGTCAAATGCTCCACTTGATGAGGAGCACAACAAtgaattttcaaatttcaacATAAGAGATCGAGTGCCACCTTACACATCCCACGCCTTAAATGTACGGATACCTGAGAATCGACGAGATTTCCCTACTAGTTCAAAATTTCCCTCaaaggaaattataataacagcaGCAACTTCAGAAAAACCACCATCTACAACAGATATAAAAGAATACCAAGGCAAAGAACCTTCTACAAACGAACCGTTAATTAAAGTAGAAGAATCTCCATTTAAGATAGTATCAACAACTGAAGGCTCCCCGGCGAAgactaatgtttataaattatcaactAACGGTATTAACAGCTacaaagataattattatgagCAAACAACATTTGTACCTAAAATTATCTCCACATCAACAAAAGAACCAAAAGAATATGCAATACCTATAAGTACATCAGGCCCACTTATTGGCGTGCAAAAAATGGATGATGACAGAGGCTTCACTCCAAAGAATCCGGAAAAATGGGTAATGGAAAATTACGATAAAACTAAAACCCCAGCGGACTCTTATAAATCCGACACACCCATTTACcctatatattcaaataataatgaagcAAATTACGACGAACTACAACGATCTATAACAAATGCAccaactattataaataatcccACAACAAtacctaaaaaatatactataccGACAACATCTAAACCATGGATTATTGATGATAACAAGAAATACGTTTTGACCACAGAAACTCCAATTGAATATACTA ACAATTCAACGCAATCATATAATAGGGCGTGGTATCATAAAACCGGTACGCCACCAACTGAACCACCAAAGGCGACTATAATACAGCTCTCGAATAACAACCGGTACAGTAAAACGACGACTGCACCTAAGCCATCAGTTCGTTATACCACGCCCCAACCAAGGAATTCCTACGTAGAAAAAGTGTATGACATAGGTAACTTTAAATGTAAGGACGATGGATTCTATGCAATAACAAATCAATGTGACGACTTCATCGAATGCaag TCTGGAGTCCCTATTCAAAACTCTTGCCCTGATGGACTTCATTTCAATCCGGCAGCTAAACACTCGGAATTTCCATGTTCCTACCCTTCAGAGGTTAAGTGCGAGAACCAAGCTGCCAGTC ATAAGGCTCAACCAACTTCCGAATGTCCGCGTCGCTATGGCTACTTTTCTCTGCCGAGTGGTGGCTGTGACAAGTACATTATGTGTCAAGAAGGCCTGGCCACAGTGATGTCTTGTCCGCCAGGACTCGCCTTTAACATAGGCACAAGTAGTTGTGATTGGCCTTCAAATGTTCCCGACTGTGTGCCTGATG TTTTTGAAGGATTTATCTGCCCAGCGCCAGAGCTTGATGAAGACAGTAATCCTGTCCGCAGCATTTACAAATatag atacaAAAAGagttgcaaaaaatatattgcgtGTCAAAAAGGACATCCTCGATTACTTAGCTGCGATTACGGACTTTCTTTTGATGAAAACAACGAAAGCTGCGTGGACGAGAGTCGAATTCTTGACTGTACATATTGA
- the LOC133320071 gene encoding protein obstructor-E-like: protein MYLNLCLAAILIVIAFAESDSNICSNVIDSYIGDPQSCDTYIRCQAHHPIHASCPDGLNFNPKVKYPNFPCSYPEDVPCNGRAYSNPPKPTAECPRQNGYFSSPAASKQDCGRYRVCKAGKAIFMSCPTGLAFNPVTAKCDWPDQVPSCSANDFFGFSCPPGTVDISGNPIITNHKHQDDCYNFFSCENGQARLLSCDIGYAFDERSGRCETADTVPCANNN from the exons ATGTATCTTAATCTTTGTTTAGCCGCTATCCTGATTGTCATAG caTTTGCCGAAAGTGATTCCAATATTTGCAGTAATGTTATCGATTCTTACATTGGAGACCCACAAAGCTGCGACACCTACATCAGATGCCAa GCTCATCATCCAATTCATGCATCATGTCCAGATGGATTAAATTTCAACCCTAAGGTGAAATATCCGAATTTTCCATGTAGTTATCCAGAAGACGTACCGTGCAATGGCCGAGCTTATTCAA ATCCGCCTAAGCCAACAGCGGAATGTCCCAGACAGAATGGTTACTTTTCCTCGCCCGCTGCATCTAAACAGGACTGTGGACGTTATAGAGTATGTAAAGCTGGGAAAGCGATCTTCATGTCTTGTCCAACAGGACTCGCATTCAATCCAGTCACAGCCAAATGCGATTGGCCTGACCAAGTACCATCCTGCAGCGCTAATG ATTTCTTTGGTTTCTCCTGTCCACCCGGTACTGTAGATATTAGTGGCAACCCCATTATCACCAACCATAA ACATCAAGATGACTGCTACAATTTCTTCTCCTGTGAGAACGGCCAAGCTCGTCTCCTGTCTTGCGATATCGGTTATGCCTTCGACGAGCGCTCCGGACGTTGTGAAACGGCAGACACAGTTCCTTgcgcaaataataattaa
- the LOC116768063 gene encoding protein obstructor-E-like, protein MYIFVYFAALFVVSCNAVFPVLDSANIKVDPVCKRRNQYVSIDGNCDSYIECRDYHAIDRECPDGLHYNVDAKWPQYPCGYPSDVPCRGRGIQKAPEPTADCPHQFGFFPSPLAQANDCGHYRMCVGGRAFEMYCPTGLSFSPDTGRCDWPENVPSCKISSFLGYECPPATYDEEGYPIITNHKYGNNCYAFYMCESGKARLLSCDPGFAFDEVSGHCVDEDLVPCHLKVEEAIPL, encoded by the exons GTAATGCTGTCTTTCCTGTGTTGGATTCGGCTAACATTAAGGTCGACCCTGTTTGCAAGCGGCGCAACCAGTACGTTAGCATTGACGGGAACTGTGACTCATACATCGAGTGCaga GATTACCACGCTATTGACAGAGAATGCCCAGATGGCCTTCACTACAACGTTGACGCAAAATGGCCTCAATATCCCTGCGGCTACCCCTCTGATGTTCCTTGCAGAGGAAGGGGTATTCAAA aGGCTCCTGAGCCAACTGCGGACTGTCCTCACCAGTTCGGCTTCTTCCCATCTCCTCTGGCTCAAGCAAACGACTGTGGCCATTACCGTATGTGTGTAGGCGGTCGGGCCTTCGAAATGTACTGTCCCACTGGACTATCATTCAGCCCTGACACTGGCCGCTGCGACTGGCCTGAGAACGTTCCATCTTGCAAAATATCCT CTTTCCTCGGTTACGAATGCCCGCCAGCAACATACGACGAAGAAGGCTATCCAATCATCACTAACCACAA ATACGGCAACAACTGCTACGCATTCTACATGTGCGAGTCTGGGAAGGCTCGTTTACTCTCTTGTGATCCCGGGTTCGCCTTTGATGAAGTCAGCGGTCACTGTGTGGATGAGGACCTCGTTCCTTGTCATCTTAAAGTAGAAGAAGCAATTcctctttaa